A window of the Cucurbita pepo subsp. pepo cultivar mu-cu-16 chromosome LG01, ASM280686v2, whole genome shotgun sequence genome harbors these coding sequences:
- the LOC111780594 gene encoding putative Myb family transcription factor At1g14600 — protein MRGVVRQYVRSKTPRLRWTPQLHNSFLLAIQSLGGHQKATPKLLLQLMDVKGVSISHVKSHLQMYRSMRGEDVRRHGEPKGGGGEGMMRKRSTAAKEYTGQYQIPYAYHYNVHHPMPNHILTTNMHHASSSPFSLPLSQLTNEEEQKPRPMGRPKHTRDGGRVVKKQDQEEGQPEDYDQLSLSLSLQPTNPPIPSLSSSSSSSIDKSLSIQKWEEINLDLSISLCPNYRG, from the exons ATGAGAGGCGTTGTTAGACAGTACGTACGATCCAAAACGCCGCGTTTAAGATGGACTCCTCAACTCCACAACTCCTTCCTTCTTGCCATACAATCCCTGGGTGGCCATCAAA AGGCAACTCCCAAGCTTCTACTTCAGCTGATGGATGTGAAAGGTGTCTCCATATCCCATGTTAAGAGCCATCTCCAG ATGTATAGAAGCATGAGAGGCGAGGACGTGAGAAGACATGGCG AGCCAAAAGGTGGAGGTGGAGAAGGAATGATGAGGAAAAGGAGCACCGCAGCCAAGGAATATACGGGACAATATCAAATCCCGTATGCATATCATTATAACGTGCACCACCCCATGCCCAACCACATTCTTACTACAAACATGCATCATGCCTCCTCCTCGCCTTTCTCTCTCCCACTTTCAcag CTGACAAATGAAGAGGAACAAAAGCCTAGGCCCATGGGACGTCCTAAACACACTAGGGATGGAGGAAGAGTGGTAAAGAAACAGGACCAAGAAGAAGGCCAACCTGAGGATTATGATCAACTCTCATTGTCTCTTTCTCTACAACCAACTAACCCTCCCATCCCTTCgctttcctcttcttcttcaagctctATTGACAAAAGTTTATCAATTCAGAAATGGGAAGAAATCAATTTGGACTTATCCATATCACTTTGCCCTAACTACCGAggatag